The following coding sequences lie in one Anguilla rostrata isolate EN2019 chromosome 8, ASM1855537v3, whole genome shotgun sequence genomic window:
- the LOC135262265 gene encoding anterior gradient protein 2 homolog, which translates to MNKLLLSVCLILAVVAASLGKPERKNEKEKEKEKEKEKKKRVPQTLSRGWGDQLIWAQTYEEALYNAKTSNKPLMVIFHLEDCPHSLALLKAFANSAKLQSLADKHFILLNLVFETTDNHLYPDGQYVPRILFVDPSMTVRADITGRYSNRMYAYEPSDIGLLIENMHKALKPIKGEL; encoded by the exons ATGAACAAGCTGCTTCTGTCCGTGTGCCTGATCCTGGCGGTCGTGGCGGCTTCGCTGGGGAAACCGGAGAGGAAAAacgaaaaggaaaaggaaaaggaaaaggaaaaggaaaagaaaaagcgCGTTCCCCAAACTCTCTCCAGAG GTTGGGGCGACCAGCTGATCTGGGCCCAGACCTATGAAGAAGCGCTGTACAACGCCAAAACCAG CAACAAGCCCCTGATGGTCATCTTTCACCTGGAGGACTGTCCACACAGCCTAG ctcttCTGAAGGCCTTTGCCAACAGTGCAAAGCTCCAGAGTTTGGCAGACAAGCACTTCATCCTTCTCAATCTTGTG TTTGAAACCACGGATAATCATCTCTATCCCGACGGTCAGTATGTACCCAGGATCCTGTTTGTCG atCCTTCCATGACGGTCAGAGCTGACATCACAGGGCGATATTCGAACCGCATGTACGCCTACGAGCCCTCTGACATTGGCCTGT TGATCGAGAACATGCATAAGGCCTTGAAACCAATAAAGGGTGAGCTTTGA
- the LOC135262267 gene encoding tetraspanin-13-like, whose amino-acid sequence MACAGFTCSKNSLCALNLLYVMVSLLLIGFAAWGKWFGLVSSFQVVGGVIGVGVFLFLVAVVGLVGALKHHQVLLFFYMIILFMVFVVQFSVSCACLAINNDQQHHLLEVGWNNSQTTQGDVEKNLNCCGFTSVNYNETCPAICFSGQSCTTCADMIQQYAGEVLRIVGGIGLFFSFSEILGVWLTYRYRNQKDPRANPSAFL is encoded by the exons atggTGAGCctgctcctgattggctttGCCGCATGGGGGAAGTGGTTTGGCCTGGTGTCCAGTTTCCAGGTGGTGGGCGGAGTCATCGGAGTGGGCGTGTTCCTGTTCCTGGTGGCGGTTGTGGGCCTCGTCGGCGCGCTGAAGCACCACCAGGTCCTGCTGTTCTTC TACATGATCATCCTCTTCATGGTGTTTGTGGTGCAGTTCTCAGTTTCCTGTGCTTGTCTGGCCATCAACAACGACCAACAG CACCACCTGCTGGAGGTTGGATGGAACAACTCCCAGACCACGCAGGGAGACGTGGAGAAAAATTTGAACTGCTGTGGCTTTACCTCCGTGAACTACAACGAGACCTGTCCGGCT atctgtTTCTCAGGGCAGTCTTGCACCACGTGTGCTGATATGATCCAGCAGTATGCTGGTGAAGTTCTGCGTATTGTGGGGGGAATCGGACTCTTCTTCAGCTTCTCTGAG ATTCTGGGGGTGTGGCTAACGTACAGATACAGGAACCAGAAGGACCCCCGGGCCAATCCAAGTGCTTttctgtaa